From the genome of Corallococcus macrosporus DSM 14697:
GGTGGCCATGGGGTGCTCACAAGCCATCTGGCAGAGCAAGGTGCCCCCCGCCATCCAGGGCCGCGTGTTCGCCACGCGCCGGATGCTGGCCCTGAGCGCCCCGCCCATCGCGGCCCTGCTCGCGGGCCCGCTGACGGACAAGCTCTTCGACCCGTTGATGGCGCCGGACGGCGCTTTGGCCAGCAGCGTCGGACAGGTGCTGGGCACCGGCCCGGGCCGGGGCATCGCCCTGCTCTACATCGTCCTGGGGCTGATGCTGGCGACGTGCGTCGTACTGGCCTGGTCCGCCCCCCGGGTGCGCGCCGTGGAGGACGAGCTGCCGGACGCGCTGCCGCCCCAGGTCGTCCCCGCGGCCCAGTCACAAGCCTGACCCGCCGCCGCGCGTCCGCTGCTCAACGCTTGGCACGAAGCGCGACTGTCCGATTATTCAGATTTTACCGCTTGCCGTACAGTCCTTGCGGCTCTGACTTCGGAGCCCGGGCCTCCGCCATCCCCGGGCGGAGCGCCCGCACCCCTCGTCCGCAAGGAGCATGTGTATGTCTGGCAAGTTCGTGGTTCGCAGTCTGGCCCTGCTGGGAATCTGTGGCGGCCTGAGCGCCCTGGGAGGCTGTGGCGGCGCGGAGCCGGCGCCCGGCGCCGAACCGGTGGGCCAGGTGGAGGGCGCCGCCATCGTCGACAACGTCACCGAGGGCACCTACATCATCCGCTCGGTGATGACGGGCAAGTGCATCGACGTCGCCTCGTCGAGCACGGCGGACGGCGCCAAGGTGCAGCAGTGGACGTGCAACAACACCAACGCGCAGCGCTTCCGCGTCACGCCCACGTCGGGCGGCTACTTCAGCATCCTCAACGTGAACAGCAACAAGGCGCTCGACATCAAGGAGGTGAGCACCGCGGCGAACGCGCTCGTCCACCAGTGGAGCTACGGCGGCGGCGCCAACCAGCAGTTCCGCTTCGTGAAGGAAGTGGGCAACGAGTTCAGCATCCGCGCGCGCCACACGGACATGGCCATCGACGTGTACTGGGGCAACACGGCCGACGGCACGGAGCTGGTGCAGTACCCCTACGAGCAACGCACGAACCAGCGGTGGACGCTCGACCGCGTGGATGGCGGCGGTGGAAACCCCGGTACGGGGCTGGGGGCCATCCTCAGCGAGTCCATGTTCAACAGCATGTTCCCGAACCGGAACCCCTTCTACACGTACAGCAGCCTCATCGCCGCCGCGAACACCTTCCCGGCCTTCGCCAACACGGGCTCGCTGGAGACGCGCAAGCGCGAGGTGGCGGCCTTCTTCGCCAACACGGCCCACGAGACGGGCAACTACGTCTACGTGGAGGAGATCAACCGCGGCGAGTACTGCGGCGCGTGGGGCCCGCCGGGCTGCTACTGCGTTTCGGGCAAGCGGTACTACGGGCGTGGGCCCATCCAGTTGTCCTGGAACGGCAACTACTGCGCCGCCGGCGCCGCGCTGGGCCTGCCGCTGCACACCGACCCGGACCTGCTGGCCCGTGACGCGAACGCCGCGTGGCGCTCCGCGTTCTGGTTCTGGACCACGCAGGCCGGCGCGGGGACCATGTCCGCGCACAGCGCCATGGTCAACGGCCACGGCTTCGGTGAGACCATCCGCACCATCAATGGCTCGATTGAGTGCAACGGTGGCAACCCGGGCCAGGTGCAGAGCCGCATCAACAACTACTTGCGCTTCACCAGCATGCTGGGCGTGGCCCCCGGCGGCAACCAGGGCTGCTGAGCCGCCTTCCTGGGGTAGGGGGTGATCGCACCTCCACCCCACACCGGACGCCGGGCGGCCTCATGCCCCAGGCCGCCCGGCTCCGGCCCCGTCCCCTGGCAGCATTCGCACCCGGAAGCGGGCAGCCCCCTGCCCCGCCTTCCGAAGAGACGCGCTGCCACGCCTGATGGCGCTCCCCTCCGTCGCCGCGCTCCCGGAACGTCCCCCCGAGCCGCCCCGGGTAGCATCGGACAACGCCCGCATCCGCCCTGAAGCATGGCTTTGGGGGCCGGGTCTGTCTTTACCACCCGGGTGGTATGGGAATGACCGCGCTGGCGTGCCCAGACCCCTCCCCTTCCATTTATTTGACTTTTTGGGCATACCACCCGGGAGGTACAGACGCGGGTGCTGAACACTGAAAACCTCGCGCGGTCATGCGAAGGGTCCTCTGCGTCGAACTCGCTGCATCGGTTCCGAAGGAGCACACACCAACGCATTCAAACCGAGAACGGGGCATGTCTCCCGGCGAGGTGAGGGGATGAGCTTTCCAACATGGGAAGTGGAGCTGAAGCTGCACGCGCGGGTTCTTCAAGGTGAGTCGTTGGCTTCAGAGGATGTCTTCCGGGTGCTCATGGACCCCATCGTGAAGGTCCTGAAGCATGAGGTGGGCTGCCAGGTCGATGACGATGCCTATGACTCGGCGGTGGACGCGGTGCTCTACTACTTGCGCCACCCCCAGCGTTACGACAGCCAGCGGGCCCGGCTCTCCACCTACTTGACGCAAATAGCCAAACGGCGGGCCGCTGACCGGCACCGGTCTGGCAAATCGCGAGTCCAGAGAGAAGAGGATTACGGCGAGGAATTCGCACTTCGCGCGTCGGCTCCGAAAGACGTCATGGAGCTATCCGTGGAGGCCCGTCTCACCGTGAGGAAACTCGAGCAAATCAATTTCCGGACGGAGGAGCGCAAGCTCTTGGGGCCCGTGCTCCAAGGTGAAGGCGCGACGGAGGAGCTGGGGAAGGTGCTCGGCCTTGACTCGCTGTCGGAGCTGGAACAGCGGCGCGAGGTGAAGCGGCATCGGGACCGGCTCATGAAGCGATTGGCGCGCGTTGGAAAGGAGGACGCCCATGACAAGTCCTGAATGGCTTGAGCACGCGGCCCGGCGCAGCAAGAGCGAGTCCTGGATGCTGGGCCATGCGTTCGAGGAATACCGGCAGCTCGAAGGCCTCTCCGAGGAGGCGCTCGCCAAGGAGCTGGGCTGCTCGGCGGAGACGCTGCGCTGGCTGGCGTTGTGCCGTTGCCCGGAAGGCGCGACATTCGACGAGCAGGTCTCCGCCATCGCGGAGCGGCATGGCGTGGACGACCTGCTCCTGGTGCAGCTCCTGCGGCGGCTGGAGGTGGTGAAGGCCTTCAAGAAGCCCCCTGCCGACGGCTCGCCTCCCCAGCGCGTGCTGTTGATGGCCGCGCAGGACCGCGAACGCGAGGGAGAGGAGAACACGTGACGGAAATCTGGCTGAGGGAGGCGGTGGCGCTCTCCGGGCTGCCACCTCCCACGACCTTCCCCCGGGACATCGCGCGCGACGCCGGCCGGCGGCTCCCCGTCACCCTTGTCGTCGTGGATGGGTTGACGTCCGCGTCCGTGAGGGACTGGCTCTCGCGGCGGATGGGGCTCGACCACCCCGTCTCGGATACGCCCCGGCGGTTCCGGGGGTGCATGGTCGCGTGCTCCGGCCGGGGCGTCCTCTTCCGCGACAGCAATGACAGTGAAGACCACCAGCGCTTCACACTGGCGCACGAGGTCGCGCACTTCGTGCTCGACCATTTGACGCCTCGCGCGCGGGCGCTGAAGCGATACGGAGAGGCCATCCGCACGGTGCTGGACGAAGACCGCCCTCCCCATCCACGAGAGCGGCTGGCGTTCGCGCTGGACCAGGTGCCCCTGGGCATCCAGGTGAAGCTGATGGAGCGGGACGCGGATGGCGCCATTCAGTCTGGAAGCGTCGCGGAGGCCGAGTGGCGCGCCGATCGCCTCGCGTTCGAGTTGCTGGCCCCCGCGGACATTGCATCCCCGCTGCTGAAGGAGCGCCATGACGACCCCGGAGACGTCAGGCTCGCCGGCCGGTTCGGCCTTCCGCGCATCCACGCGCGGACCTACGTCCGGATGCTGACCCGGCGTGAGCGGCTCCGCTCGTACTCGACGGTCGATTTCCTCGGTGACGCTGGGAGGTAGGCAATGGCTGGTGGTTTCTCCTTCGAAGGCGACGCAGAGCTCGGTGGCGACGACGACTTCCGCAAGGCCTTCAACGAGGAGCTGAGCACGACGCTCGACATCGAGAGCTGGTCACGGGGGCTCGACCTCGAGAACGTCATGGAGCGGTTCCGCCGGGAGATTGCGAGCGCGGTCGACAAGGAGGGACGAGCGCGCTCCATCATCCGTGACGAGGTCTTCCCGCTCCTCGTGAACCGGCTCGGAGGGCCCAGGGAGTCCGGCGTCTACAAGACGACGCCGGAGGAGCTGGAGACCCTCCACAATGGCCTGCTCTTCGCAGGGAGGGTCGAAGCGGTCCACGGCATCACCTCCACCCATGAGAGCCTGCCGCTGGGCATCACCCAGATGGGCATCGCGATGGTGGGCTACGGAGGAACCTCGGGCACCTTCTCCCAGCGCCTCTTCCGCAAGGAGATGTCGGAGCGGAGCGCCAACCCCGTGCTGGACGCCGTGGACTTCATCAACCGCCGGACCCGTCGGTCCGCGGGCCCCCGGAAGGACCTGCTGTCGAAGCTGGCGCGCCGAGGCATCCGGACCTATGCCGAGCGGGCCGTGCTGGTGGACCAGTCCAAGGCGGAGTGGCGCATCGGCCATGGCAACCCCTGCGCCTATGAGCTGCTGTCAGGGTCGGGATATCGCAGCGTGCTGCTGGCGTCTCTGGACGTGCTCCGGCGTCTCATCAAGGTGCAGAAGAAGTTCGTCTTCGTCCCCAGCGCGCTGGAGGAGCGCGGCCTCTTGACCCTCGGCCATGCGCTCGGCGCGGGCGAGTACGCCATCATCGAGACGCTTGAGCGGTTTGGTGAACGCGTTGTCGGCCGGTGGGAGTACGAAGGCGAGAACGCGCGGCTCGCCAAGGCCTTCGTGGAGGACTGCTGCCCGGATGTGGTCTGCGGCGTGTACCGCGCCTCGGAGCGCACGCCACCTCGCGGCTTCTATGCGCACCGCGAGCACGTGCACGTCGCCGTGCGAGTGGCCATGGCCGACAGCATCCTCCGTCCCGAGCGAGGCTTCCCGATGCTCCTCGACGTCGCCGAAGCCTCGTGCCGGAGCGCCTTTGGCGAGGACGGCTTCCTGGGCCTGGTCCATGACGCCTATGCGCGGGCCGGGGCCAACCTCGAGTACTTCAGTGAGCACATCAAGAGCCGGTAGGAGGGGGACATAGGCATGGCTGACGACGGCAGGGGACAGCGCGCTTCTGGGCCGGGGGCATTTCGCAATCAAGCCACCCATGCGGGTCCACCCGCGGGCAGGCCCCCCTACTCTGACGAGGACTCCGGAAATTGGGGTGACCCACCCCCCGGACCACGAGGGCCCGGCAGCGGAGCCACGCGGGCCGCTTCAAGGCCCGGCCCACCGGAGGGCTACAGCCGGCCGAGTCCACTGCCTGGAAACCCGGGCCGCGCCGCGCCTCCTCCGGAGGCCGCGCGTCCGCCACCCGGAGCGTTCCGGCCCAGCGCAGCCAGGGCGGGGCCCCCAGGCAGGGGCGAGCAGCCCACTCCCGCCAACGGGGGCGCGCGTGTCCAGCCGGCATTCAATGGACAGCACCGTGCTCCGCCCGTGATGAATGGAAAGCACCCGGGTCCCCCGGCGCCGGGTGACGGCGCCTTCCTGCCCACGTCGCAAGAGACCCTGAAGGAACTGGACGACATCAAGCAGCAGGCCCAGTCCGGCCCCCAGGTCGATCCAGAGCTGGCCGCGGCGGTGGGCTTCACCCACTTCGACGTGACGTCGAGCCAGGACAACCTCATCACGGTGTTGCTCACGCGCGAGGACCTGCACCTGCTCGCGTCCCAGACGCTCGTTCGCGTGAAGTCGAGGGAGGACAACCGCGCCTACCTGGGCGTCGTCGTGCGCGGCCCCTTCGCGGAGCCGAACGCAGTGCCCGCCAACTCCACCATGGCCATTGGCGTCGTGACGCACGGCAAGAAGCTGGCGTACACGTTCGACTATCACGGGCGCGCGGAGATAGAGATTGTCGGCGAGGAGGTGGAGGGCACGTTGAGGCCGCCACGCTTCCGGCCCAGGCCGCAGAGCCCCGTCTTCCTTCTCGACGAGGCGGAGAGCGCGCGCGTGCTGGGCGTCGGGGGTGATTTGTGCCTGGGGCTCGTCGTGGGCTACGAGAAGATGGAGGCCCGTCTCAATCCTCGGGACAAGTCCATCCTCCCCCGGCACACCGGCATCATCGGGACCACGGGCGGCGGCAAGTCCACCACGGTGGCCACGCTCATCCACCGCGCGCAGGCGGAAGGTATCGCCACCATCGTCTTCGATGTGGAAGGTGAATACACCCAGGTGGACCAGCCCACGGACCACACCGCGATGCTCGAAGCCTTGAAGCGCCGGGGACAGCGCCCCCAGGGCGTCAAGGACCTGCATATCCACCACCTCACCGGGCGCCTCAGCCGCAACGCAGGACACCGGAACAAGCACGCGTTCTCGCTCCAGTTCTCCAGCCTGTCTCCGTACGCGCTCGCCGAGATTCTCGACATGTCGGACGCGCAGCAGGAGCGGTTCCTCAAGGCCTACGACGTCACGAAGCTCCTGCTCGAAGACTTCAACATCTACCCTCAAACCGAGCAGGAGCGCCGCCAGGCGCTCGACGTGGACGAGCTGTCCACCGGGTATCCGCACATGACCATCGACCATGTGCTGGACGTGGTCAGCGCGTACATCTACAGCCTCAGCGACGAAGGAAAGTCGGAGACGCGCGGCAGGTCACGCGCGACTCCTCGAAAGCAGGCTTCGCTCCTCGAGGAGACGGACGACGCGGAGGCCGACTCGGACGTCACCGCCAAGGCCCCCTCGCGCGGATTGATGCTGCGCACCGAGTTCAGGAGCAACTTCGGCCGGGTCATGGCGCGCGTCATGGCCCAGAGCAGCCGACACGAAATCAGCTGGAAGGCGCTGGCCAGCAAGCTGCACCGCCTGCGGCGCCTGGGCATCTTCGACGTGGGCAACGAGAAAGGCGTCGCCTACGACTCCATGCTCACGCCCGGGCGCGTCTCCGTCATCGACCTGTCGGACACGGACTCGCCGCAGCTCAACAACCTGGTCATCGCGGACATCCTGCGCGGCCTCCAGGAGGCCCAGGAGAAGCGCTATGAGCGGGCCAACGCGCGGGAGGAGTCCGTCACCCCGGTGCTCATCATCATCGAAGAGGCCCACGAGTTCCTCTCCGCCAACCGCATCACCCAGATGCCCGTGCTCTTCGAGCAGGTGGCCAAGATCGCCAAGCGGGGCCGCAAGCGGTGGATGGGGCTCGTCTTCGTCACCCAGCTCCCGCAGCACCTCCCCAACGAGGTGCTGGGCCTCATCAACAACTTCGTCATCCACAAAATCGCGGACAGCTCCGTCATCGCGCGGATGCAGAAGACAGCGGGCAGCATCGACGAGAGCCTGTGGGACCGGGTGTCGCGGCTGGCGCCGGGGCAGGCCCTGGTGTCGTTCAGCAACTTCACCCGCCCGCTGATGGTCGCGGTGGACCCCGCACCGGTGAAGCGGCTGCTGGTGGAGTGACGCGCGCCCCGCGTTTCATCCCCCCGACACCTCGCGCGCGGGGGGATGGGCCGCGCGCGCCAGATACCGGACATGAACCGACCGACGCAGGCGGCTGTCACCTCCGTGGCCGCGGGCGCTGGCCGCCTGCGGCAAGCGTGGACGCCCCGCTGGATGCCTGCTCACCTGGCGCGGGAGCGGCGGGCTGTCCCGGCGTCTGCCAGTGAGGCGGGCCTTGTGGGCTACGGCTCCTGCTTCTTCTTCGCCTCGGGCTGCTTGGACGTGTGGTGCTGACCTTCCCGATTCCGGTAGCCCCAGGTGGAGCTCCACATTCCGGGCCCGGTGAACAGCACCGTGATGAGCGTCATCACCACGGCGCCAATGAGAATCTCGAAAACCATTCCGCGAGCTCCCCTCCGTACACGTTCCGAACGGCAGGGCCGAGCCCCACCGCACGCGCTGTCATGCCGTAACACCCACCCGGAAGCAATGCGCGAGGAACCATGGCGCCTTCCGCGAACACCGCGCCCGCCTGCCCGGCTGCGCCGGCGCCGCGTTGGGGTAGGCTGCCGCCGCCATGTCTCCCGCCTCTTTCGTCGCACAGTGGCGCGTCCCGCGTCTCCAGGCCGCCCTGCTGGCCACATTCCTGTCCCTGTCCGGATGCGAGGGACGCTGGACGCCGGAGCCGGAAGACGTGTGCGTGGGGACGGATTGCGGCACGCCGGAGCCGCCGGCCCCCGCGCCCGAAGGCAGCGTGCGCATCGCCGCCTTCAACGTGCAGCGCCTCTTCGACACCGTCTGCGACTCCGGGGCCTGTGGCGGCAACAACTACGAAGCCCTCCCCACCCCTTCCGAGTTCGGCCTCCAGGCGGACCGGCTCGCGTCCGCCATCTCGCGGCTGGAAGCGGACGTGGTGCTGCTGGCGGAGGTGGAGACGCAGGCCTCGCTCGACGCCCTCACGGACCGGCTCCCGCGCTTCGGCTACTCGGAGCTGGGGGAGACAGGGGCCCCCGCGTCGGTGGACGTGGCCGTCCTCTCCGTCCACCCCATCACCCAGGTGCGGGGCCACCGCGACCGCGAGCTCTGGCGGCCGGACGGCACCTCCACGCGCTTCGCTCGCGAGCTGCTGGAGGTGCACCTGGACGTGGAGGGCAAGAAGGTCATCGTCTTCTCCGCGCACTTCCGCTCCAAGTCCAGCGACGACCCGGGCCGCCGCTTCGCCGAGGCCGCGGCGGCGCGGGACATCGTCGCGGACGTGGCGCGGGCCTCGCCGGAGGCGCTGGTGGTGCTCGGCGGGGACCTCAACGACGTGCCGGGCTCGGAGCCCATCAACGCGTTGGAGCGTGACGGCGCGTTGCTGCGCGTCTCCAGCGACCGGCCGGACAGCGAGACGTGGACCTACGCCTTCTACGGAGACCTCCAGGCCATTGACCACCTGTACCTGGCGCGCGGCGGCGGCACCTACGTGCCCGGCTCGTTCCGCGCCGCGAGGGACCCGCGAGGCGGGTATGGCGGCTCGGACCACGCCGCCGTCTACGCGGACTTCCTGCCCGCGCCCTGAGGCCAGCGCCTCCCCCCGAGGCGCCGGCCCGAGGCGCGTGGCTCAGGCCGCCGCGGGGATGGCCTGGATGTCGAGCTCGAGGTCGATCTTCTCGCTGACCAGCCAGCCGCCGTTGTCGAGCGTCTTGTTCCAGCGGATGCCGTAGTCGGTGCGGTTGATGGTGGAGCGCGCCGAGTAGATGAGGCGCGAGTTGCCCCACGGGTCCTTCGACGTGCCGATGTGCCGGGCATCGAAGGCCACGGCCTGCGTGACGTTGCGGATGGTGAGGTCACCCAGGAGGCGGAAGCTGGCGCCACCCACGGGCTCCACCTTGGTGCTGCGGAAGGTGAGCCTGGGCGCGGCCTCGGCGTCGAGGAAGTCCGGAGAGCGCAGGTGCGCGTCCCGGTCCGGCGCGCCTGTGTAGATGCTCGCCGTTTCCACGGTCATCTCGACTTCCCCCAACGTGGCCTGTTCGGGATTCACACGGAGGGTGCCAGAGAAGCGTTCGAAGCGGCCGTGAACGCGCGCCACCACCATGTGGCGCGCGACGAAGAGGACGGACGAGTGGGATGCGTCGATGTTCCAGGTACTGAAGGACATAGCGGGGTCGCTCGGCGGGTGAGGGGCGGGGGGACGTCGTGCGTGCACGAGACGCTGCAAGCGGACCCTGACTAGATAATGACCCACCCATTGAAATTCCATGCACACGGCGTGACGAAGCCGAATGCACGGTGCGTCGCGCGCGAAACACGACAATCAGGAACACGCGCGCAGCCGCGAGCTGGGCCGCTGTCATTTTGCGTGAAGCGTGAAACAGGGGGATTCTGCTTTCACGGCCAGGCCGGGGGGAGCCGGACCAGCTGACGAGTGCTCCTTGCCGGGCCGTGGCCACGCCGCCTCGTCTTGGAGCCACGTCATCGCATGCGGATCGCCGTCATCGCCACGTACACGCACCCCACCCGGCTGCGCCTCAAGGAACCCTCCATCATGCAGTCCTCCGTGCCGGAGCTCATCGCCGGCCTGTGCCCGCCGCACGCGGAGGTGGAGATCTTCAACGAGAAGGAGCGCGACCTCCCCATGGACCGCCATTGGGACCTGGTCTTCTTCTCCTATCTGCACTCCTACTACGAGCACACCAAGGTGCTCTCCACCCTCTTCCGTCAGCGCGGGATGAAGACGGTCGCCGGTGGCCGCCACGCCAGCTACTTCCCCGACGACGCCCAGCATTACTTCGACGCCGTCATCACCGGCGAGCCCGAGGCCAACGTCCCCGCGCTCATCGAGGACTTCGAGAAGGGCCAGCTCCAGCCGCGCTACCAGCGCCCGCCGCTGGGCCCCAGCGCCATCCGGCCCTACCGCCATGACCTCATCGACTTCACGCACAACAAGCTGCGCCTGCCCGGCATCGAGGCGTCGCGTGGCTGCCCCTTCTCCTGCAACTTCTGCGTCCTCACCGGCAACGAGCGCTACCGCTACCGCCCCGTCGCCCACGTCATCGACGAAATCCAGCGGCACATGCACTGGAACCCCAACTACCTGGGGCTGATGGATGACGCCTTCGTCTTCCTCGACAACAACCTCGGCGGCTCACCGAAGTACCTGCGCGAGCTG
Proteins encoded in this window:
- a CDS encoding glycoside hydrolase family 19 protein, with protein sequence MSGKFVVRSLALLGICGGLSALGGCGGAEPAPGAEPVGQVEGAAIVDNVTEGTYIIRSVMTGKCIDVASSSTADGAKVQQWTCNNTNAQRFRVTPTSGGYFSILNVNSNKALDIKEVSTAANALVHQWSYGGGANQQFRFVKEVGNEFSIRARHTDMAIDVYWGNTADGTELVQYPYEQRTNQRWTLDRVDGGGGNPGTGLGAILSESMFNSMFPNRNPFYTYSSLIAAANTFPAFANTGSLETRKREVAAFFANTAHETGNYVYVEEINRGEYCGAWGPPGCYCVSGKRYYGRGPIQLSWNGNYCAAGAALGLPLHTDPDLLARDANAAWRSAFWFWTTQAGAGTMSAHSAMVNGHGFGETIRTINGSIECNGGNPGQVQSRINNYLRFTSMLGVAPGGNQGC
- a CDS encoding RNA polymerase sigma factor, with amino-acid sequence MELKLHARVLQGESLASEDVFRVLMDPIVKVLKHEVGCQVDDDAYDSAVDAVLYYLRHPQRYDSQRARLSTYLTQIAKRRAADRHRSGKSRVQREEDYGEEFALRASAPKDVMELSVEARLTVRKLEQINFRTEERKLLGPVLQGEGATEELGKVLGLDSLSELEQRREVKRHRDRLMKRLARVGKEDAHDKS
- a CDS encoding ImmA/IrrE family metallo-endopeptidase, producing the protein MTEIWLREAVALSGLPPPTTFPRDIARDAGRRLPVTLVVVDGLTSASVRDWLSRRMGLDHPVSDTPRRFRGCMVACSGRGVLFRDSNDSEDHQRFTLAHEVAHFVLDHLTPRARALKRYGEAIRTVLDEDRPPHPRERLAFALDQVPLGIQVKLMERDADGAIQSGSVAEAEWRADRLAFELLAPADIASPLLKERHDDPGDVRLAGRFGLPRIHARTYVRMLTRRERLRSYSTVDFLGDAGR
- a CDS encoding ATP-binding protein; its protein translation is MGMADDGRGQRASGPGAFRNQATHAGPPAGRPPYSDEDSGNWGDPPPGPRGPGSGATRAASRPGPPEGYSRPSPLPGNPGRAAPPPEAARPPPGAFRPSAARAGPPGRGEQPTPANGGARVQPAFNGQHRAPPVMNGKHPGPPAPGDGAFLPTSQETLKELDDIKQQAQSGPQVDPELAAAVGFTHFDVTSSQDNLITVLLTREDLHLLASQTLVRVKSREDNRAYLGVVVRGPFAEPNAVPANSTMAIGVVTHGKKLAYTFDYHGRAEIEIVGEEVEGTLRPPRFRPRPQSPVFLLDEAESARVLGVGGDLCLGLVVGYEKMEARLNPRDKSILPRHTGIIGTTGGGKSTTVATLIHRAQAEGIATIVFDVEGEYTQVDQPTDHTAMLEALKRRGQRPQGVKDLHIHHLTGRLSRNAGHRNKHAFSLQFSSLSPYALAEILDMSDAQQERFLKAYDVTKLLLEDFNIYPQTEQERRQALDVDELSTGYPHMTIDHVLDVVSAYIYSLSDEGKSETRGRSRATPRKQASLLEETDDAEADSDVTAKAPSRGLMLRTEFRSNFGRVMARVMAQSSRHEISWKALASKLHRLRRLGIFDVGNEKGVAYDSMLTPGRVSVIDLSDTDSPQLNNLVIADILRGLQEAQEKRYERANAREESVTPVLIIIEEAHEFLSANRITQMPVLFEQVAKIAKRGRKRWMGLVFVTQLPQHLPNEVLGLINNFVIHKIADSSVIARMQKTAGSIDESLWDRVSRLAPGQALVSFSNFTRPLMVAVDPAPVKRLLVE
- a CDS encoding endonuclease/exonuclease/phosphatase family protein; its protein translation is MSPASFVAQWRVPRLQAALLATFLSLSGCEGRWTPEPEDVCVGTDCGTPEPPAPAPEGSVRIAAFNVQRLFDTVCDSGACGGNNYEALPTPSEFGLQADRLASAISRLEADVVLLAEVETQASLDALTDRLPRFGYSELGETGAPASVDVAVLSVHPITQVRGHRDRELWRPDGTSTRFARELLEVHLDVEGKKVIVFSAHFRSKSSDDPGRRFAEAAAARDIVADVARASPEALVVLGGDLNDVPGSEPINALERDGALLRVSSDRPDSETWTYAFYGDLQAIDHLYLARGGGTYVPGSFRAARDPRGGYGGSDHAAVYADFLPAP
- a CDS encoding YceI family protein is translated as MSFSTWNIDASHSSVLFVARHMVVARVHGRFERFSGTLRVNPEQATLGEVEMTVETASIYTGAPDRDAHLRSPDFLDAEAAPRLTFRSTKVEPVGGASFRLLGDLTIRNVTQAVAFDARHIGTSKDPWGNSRLIYSARSTINRTDYGIRWNKTLDNGGWLVSEKIDLELDIQAIPAAA